A window from Actinomycetospora corticicola encodes these proteins:
- a CDS encoding DUF4440 domain-containing protein: MDDELRTVLDLELRLLDLDVRRSRELAGPLIDPDFREYGASGQEWDRESVLAVVFAADHEPLEVSDEAAVRLAEDVVLVTYRTRRQERTTLRSSVWRREPGGPWRVLFHQGTPVPAKT, translated from the coding sequence ATGGACGACGAGCTGCGCACGGTCCTCGACCTCGAACTCCGGCTGCTCGACCTCGACGTCCGGCGGTCCCGAGAGCTGGCGGGTCCGCTGATCGACCCGGATTTCCGCGAGTACGGGGCGTCCGGGCAGGAGTGGGACCGCGAGTCCGTCCTCGCGGTCGTGTTCGCCGCCGACCACGAGCCGTTGGAGGTCTCCGACGAGGCGGCGGTCCGACTCGCGGAGGACGTCGTGCTGGTGACCTACCGGACCCGTCGTCAGGAACGGACGACCTTGCGCAGCTCGGTCTGGCGACGGGAGCCCGGCGGGCCCTGGCGGGTGCTGTTCCACCAGGGCACGCCGGTCCCCGCCAAGACGTAG
- a CDS encoding dihydroxy-acid dehydratase, producing the protein MTEPDPSAARPLRSVHAPGSVRWATRRAQWRALGLTDADLEKPKIAVVNSSSDMAICFSHLDEIAARVKAGVRAAGGLAFEARTVAPSDFLHAAGHGGGYVLSSRDLIVADVEVAVEGARLDGMICLASCDKTTPAHLMAAARLDVPTIVVACGYQPAGRLRGEHCDIEDVFLHACGEPSPTLTAELTAMSDVAVGGPGVCAGMGTANSMHVVAEALGMALPGTTPVAARSDAMWAAVDAAAARIVAMVHEDLRPRALITAAAVGNAVRVALAVGASINTVKHLQAVAVEAGLDLDVLDLFATAGADTPVLTDVRPNGPRSIEEFEAAGGAAAVLAELGDRIDRTAATVSGATLAEDLAGVASRDRSVIRPATEPVVDGPLVLVLRGSLCPDGGIVKLAADAPVGTATRPDEFTGPARCADSQEEALALLAAGRLTAGDVVVLRGLGPHGRPGMGMASQIVFALDRAGLTGRVAVVTDGQLSGLVNRGVVVGEVRPEAADGGPLARVRDDDLVRIDLRARTCDVLVDPAELAARDPAPAADHAETGWLSVYRRTARPLQDGAVLRP; encoded by the coding sequence ATGACTGAGCCGGACCCGTCGGCCGCCCGGCCCCTGCGCTCGGTCCACGCCCCGGGCAGCGTCCGCTGGGCCACGCGCCGTGCCCAGTGGCGCGCCCTCGGCCTCACCGACGCCGACCTCGAGAAGCCCAAGATCGCGGTCGTCAACTCCTCCTCGGACATGGCGATCTGCTTCTCCCACCTCGACGAGATCGCCGCCCGCGTCAAGGCGGGGGTGCGCGCCGCCGGCGGGCTCGCCTTCGAGGCGCGCACCGTCGCGCCGAGCGACTTCCTGCACGCCGCCGGGCACGGCGGCGGCTACGTGCTCTCCTCCCGCGACCTGATCGTCGCCGACGTCGAGGTCGCGGTGGAGGGGGCGCGCCTCGACGGGATGATCTGCCTCGCCAGCTGCGACAAGACCACGCCCGCCCACCTGATGGCCGCCGCCCGCCTCGACGTCCCGACGATCGTCGTGGCCTGCGGCTACCAGCCCGCCGGGCGCCTGCGCGGCGAGCACTGCGACATCGAGGACGTCTTCCTCCACGCCTGCGGGGAGCCCTCGCCGACGCTGACCGCCGAGCTCACCGCCATGAGCGACGTCGCCGTCGGCGGACCGGGCGTGTGCGCCGGGATGGGCACCGCGAACTCGATGCACGTGGTGGCCGAGGCGCTGGGGATGGCGCTGCCCGGGACCACCCCGGTCGCGGCCCGCTCCGACGCGATGTGGGCCGCCGTCGACGCCGCCGCGGCCCGGATCGTCGCGATGGTCCATGAGGACCTGCGGCCCCGCGCCCTGATCACCGCGGCCGCCGTCGGGAACGCGGTCCGCGTGGCGCTGGCCGTCGGCGCCTCGATCAACACCGTCAAGCACCTGCAGGCGGTCGCCGTCGAGGCCGGGCTGGACCTCGACGTGCTCGACCTGTTCGCGACGGCGGGGGCCGACACCCCCGTGCTCACCGACGTCCGGCCGAACGGGCCGCGCTCGATCGAGGAGTTCGAGGCCGCCGGTGGGGCGGCCGCCGTCCTGGCCGAGCTCGGGGACCGCATCGACCGCACCGCGGCGACCGTCTCCGGCGCCACCCTCGCGGAGGACCTCGCGGGCGTGGCCTCCCGGGACCGGTCGGTGATCCGGCCGGCGACCGAGCCCGTCGTCGACGGACCGCTGGTCCTCGTCCTGCGCGGGTCGCTCTGCCCCGACGGGGGCATCGTCAAGCTCGCCGCCGACGCGCCGGTGGGCACGGCCACCCGGCCCGACGAGTTCACCGGGCCGGCCCGGTGCGCGGACAGTCAGGAGGAGGCGCTCGCGCTGCTCGCGGCGGGACGCCTCACGGCGGGCGACGTCGTGGTGCTGCGGGGGCTCGGCCCGCACGGCCGCCCGGGGATGGGCATGGCCTCCCAGATCGTGTTCGCGCTCGACCGGGCCGGGCTCACCGGTCGGGTCGCCGTCGTCACCGACGGGCAGCTCTCCGGCCTGGTGAACCGGGGCGTGGTGGTCGGCGAGGTGCGCCCGGAGGCCGCGGACGGCGGCCCGCTGGCCCGCGTCCGCGACGACGACCTCGTGCGGATCGACCTCCGGGCGCGGACCTGCGACGTCCTCGTCGATCCCGCCGAGCTCGCCGCCCGCGACCCGGCCCCGGCCGCGGACCACGCCGAGACCGGCTGGCTCTCGGTGTACCGGCGCACCGCCCGGCCCCTGCAGGACGGGGCGGTCCTGCGCCCCTGA
- a CDS encoding FAD-dependent oxidoreductase, producing MPHPLTDLPVRTVVRPGPARPTDAPEHVVTADVCVVGAGIAGVSAAVESARLGRAVVLVDSLPVLGGQMVNSLIGLFCGVFGNAPEHRRLTHGIFDDILADLGASGDLFYRVGHTTTVGYDEVRLGRWVEDTVREHGIKVLTGASLVGVDREGDRVVGTRFATRFGAVDVRAHGFVDASGDAALCWAAGLPCRLPDREIYGSQQLVVENLVETAAPDPADLSARVDAKAAEYGLRRHDGLAFFFPGRGTAVLNMTHIEAPLDPIAAAEAQLEGKAQADRVVDFLRAEFPEVFGKAAVRAYGLPGRRQTRWVAAAHQLTVDEVRAGIRFPDAVARTAWPIELHDSPAGYVWETFDADHLHYVPLRSMAPPDVTNVLAAGRCIDGDAAALSSVRVMGPCAAMGHAAAHALDMAGPDGSVHTVSAERAGELVARVRVNVDD from the coding sequence ATGCCGCACCCGCTCACCGACCTCCCGGTCCGCACGGTCGTGCGACCCGGACCGGCCCGGCCGACCGACGCTCCCGAGCACGTGGTCACGGCCGACGTGTGCGTCGTCGGGGCGGGCATCGCCGGCGTCTCGGCCGCGGTGGAGTCCGCGCGGCTGGGCCGTGCGGTCGTCCTGGTCGACTCCCTGCCTGTCCTCGGCGGCCAGATGGTGAACTCGCTGATCGGTCTGTTCTGCGGCGTGTTCGGCAACGCCCCGGAGCACCGGCGGCTGACCCACGGGATCTTCGACGACATCCTCGCCGACCTGGGCGCGAGCGGGGACCTGTTCTACCGGGTCGGGCACACGACCACCGTCGGCTACGACGAGGTCCGGCTCGGCCGGTGGGTCGAGGACACGGTCCGCGAGCACGGCATCAAGGTCCTCACCGGGGCGTCGCTCGTCGGCGTCGACCGGGAGGGGGACCGGGTGGTGGGCACCCGGTTCGCCACCCGCTTCGGCGCCGTCGACGTCCGCGCGCACGGCTTCGTCGACGCCAGCGGGGACGCGGCGTTGTGCTGGGCGGCGGGCCTGCCGTGCCGGCTGCCCGACCGGGAGATCTACGGCAGCCAGCAGCTCGTCGTCGAGAACCTCGTCGAGACCGCGGCCCCCGACCCGGCCGACCTCTCGGCCCGGGTCGACGCGAAGGCCGCCGAGTACGGCCTGCGCCGTCACGACGGGCTGGCCTTCTTCTTCCCGGGGCGCGGCACGGCGGTGCTCAACATGACCCACATCGAGGCCCCGCTCGACCCGATCGCCGCCGCCGAGGCCCAGCTGGAGGGCAAGGCCCAGGCCGACCGGGTCGTCGACTTCCTGCGCGCCGAGTTCCCCGAGGTGTTCGGCAAGGCGGCCGTGCGCGCCTACGGGCTGCCCGGCCGGCGCCAGACGCGGTGGGTGGCCGCCGCCCACCAGCTCACCGTCGACGAGGTCCGCGCGGGCATCCGCTTCCCGGACGCCGTCGCGCGCACCGCGTGGCCGATCGAGCTGCACGACAGTCCCGCGGGCTACGTCTGGGAGACCTTCGACGCGGACCACCTGCACTACGTGCCGCTGCGCTCCATGGCGCCCCCCGACGTCACGAACGTCCTCGCGGCCGGTCGCTGCATCGACGGGGACGCGGCCGCGCTGTCCAGCGTCCGCGTGATGGGGCCGTGCGCCGCGATGGGGCACGCGGCCGCGCACGCCCTCGACATGGCGGGCCCGGACGGCAGCGTCCACACCGTGTCCGCCGAGCGGGCCGGCGAGCTCGTCGCCCGGGTCCGGGTGAACGTCGATGACTGA
- a CDS encoding amino acid permease has product MSTTVGDEVAAEEGRLRRHLGVGGLSAIGFSNIVGSGWLFAALYAAQIAGPAALVAWLVAGVLVTLVALVMVELGATRPEGGGTVRWPLYASGRLTGTVIGFSVLLSVGATSAELTAIVQYAGYYLPWLYADDALTGAGVLFAVVLSVLLTALNWFGVKLFGRVNTAVTVVKVAVPLLTVVLLLASGFDSARLTDHGGFAPYGWGAVLSALAGGGIVYSLNGFQAPVDFSGEARNPQRTVPLAVLGSIGLALLLYLGLQLAFLGAVPADALGAGWQGVNFESPFGQLAVALNLGFLAAVLYGDAVVSPGGSAFVGVAVDARHTYALAKNRLLPRALMAVHPSSGIPRRALLLNLAVIVVYLLPFSGWQSIVSVMGTLYLLLYLAAAVAAEVFRRREPGRLSGWVPGLRVIAPVSFVLATLFVYWSGFSDLRLALPLTLVGVPLFVVLWRRERAGSLVEELRRGAWLMVHLLVLILLSGLGSFDGLGVLPAPWDSVVVALWAALVFPVAVRSGVREPDAVPARA; this is encoded by the coding sequence GTGAGTACGACGGTCGGCGACGAGGTCGCCGCGGAGGAGGGCCGCCTGCGCCGCCACCTGGGCGTGGGCGGTCTGTCCGCCATCGGTTTCTCGAACATCGTCGGGTCGGGCTGGCTGTTCGCCGCGCTCTACGCCGCGCAGATCGCCGGGCCCGCCGCCCTGGTCGCGTGGCTGGTGGCGGGCGTGCTGGTCACGCTCGTCGCGCTGGTGATGGTGGAGCTCGGCGCGACCCGGCCGGAGGGCGGCGGGACCGTCCGCTGGCCGCTCTACGCGAGCGGTCGGCTCACCGGCACCGTCATCGGGTTCTCGGTGCTGCTCTCGGTGGGCGCGACGTCCGCCGAGCTGACCGCGATCGTCCAGTACGCCGGCTACTATCTGCCCTGGCTCTACGCCGACGACGCGCTGACCGGCGCGGGCGTGCTCTTCGCCGTCGTGCTGTCGGTGCTGCTCACGGCCCTGAACTGGTTCGGCGTGAAGCTGTTCGGGCGGGTCAACACGGCGGTGACGGTCGTGAAGGTCGCCGTCCCGCTGCTGACCGTCGTCCTGCTGCTGGCCTCCGGCTTCGACTCCGCCCGGCTCACCGACCACGGCGGCTTCGCCCCCTACGGCTGGGGCGCCGTGCTCTCCGCGTTGGCCGGCGGCGGGATCGTCTACTCGCTCAACGGGTTCCAGGCGCCGGTCGACTTCTCCGGCGAGGCGCGCAACCCGCAGCGCACGGTGCCGCTCGCGGTGCTCGGCTCGATCGGGCTCGCCCTGCTGCTCTACCTCGGGCTGCAGCTCGCGTTCCTCGGCGCCGTCCCCGCGGACGCCCTCGGCGCCGGCTGGCAGGGCGTGAACTTCGAGTCGCCGTTCGGGCAGCTCGCGGTCGCGCTGAACCTCGGGTTCCTCGCCGCCGTGCTCTACGGCGACGCGGTCGTCTCGCCGGGCGGCTCGGCCTTCGTCGGCGTCGCGGTCGACGCGCGCCACACCTACGCGCTCGCGAAGAACCGGCTGCTGCCCCGGGCCCTGATGGCGGTGCACCCGTCGTCGGGAATCCCGCGCCGGGCCCTGCTGCTCAATCTCGCCGTCATCGTGGTCTACCTGCTGCCCTTCTCCGGCTGGCAGTCGATCGTGTCGGTGATGGGCACGCTGTACCTGCTGCTCTACCTCGCGGCCGCGGTCGCCGCGGAGGTGTTCCGACGACGGGAGCCCGGGCGGCTCTCCGGGTGGGTCCCGGGGCTGCGGGTCATCGCGCCGGTGTCGTTCGTGCTGGCGACGCTGTTCGTCTACTGGTCGGGCTTCTCCGACCTGCGTCTGGCGCTGCCGCTGACCCTCGTCGGGGTGCCGCTGTTCGTGGTGCTGTGGCGGCGGGAACGCGCCGGGTCGCTGGTCGAGGAGCTGCGCCGCGGCGCCTGGCTGATGGTGCACCTGCTGGTGCTGATCCTGCTGTCGGGGCTCGGTTCGTTCGACGGGCTCGGTGTGCTGCCGGCGCCGTGGGACAGCGTCGTCGTGGCCCTATGGGCGGCGCTGGTGTTCCCGGTGGCCGTGCGCTCCGGCGTGCGTGAGCCCGACGCCGTCCCCGCCCGAGCATGA
- a CDS encoding acyl-CoA dehydrogenase family protein encodes MTEVLEPFVTAARDGGADFAALPTPTTPAEWLERARLVRRILEVDAAERDAAGATPYDEVAVLKRSGLVTLLGPVAEGGGGQEWPLAYRVTREVAAGDGSIGQLLGYHYLWFWAARLVGTPEQIEAVETQATAEQWFFGGAVNPRDDDVVIHDEGDELVYHGKKSFSTGSNVSDVTVLEGVVSGTETHVFAIVPSKQEGIVYHDDWDNIGQRLTESGGVTIDGVRVPWAAAAGFRDKVYQPRVYNTLNVPVIQLVFVNFYLGIARGALDTAAEYTRTTTRPWLHGGQERATDEPYIVDGYGDLTAKLWAAEALADAVADEQQEIHRDPDALTEQARGEHEVRVAAVKAVATNVALAASNAIFELTGARATRASLGFDRFWRNVRTHSLHDPVAYKRREVGRFVLTGELPQPTWYS; translated from the coding sequence ATGACCGAGGTACTCGAGCCCTTCGTGACCGCCGCCCGCGACGGCGGTGCCGACTTCGCGGCCCTCCCGACCCCGACCACGCCCGCCGAGTGGCTGGAGCGGGCCCGCCTGGTCCGCCGCATCCTCGAGGTCGACGCCGCGGAGCGCGACGCCGCCGGAGCGACCCCCTACGACGAGGTGGCCGTGCTCAAGCGGTCCGGCCTGGTCACGCTGCTGGGTCCGGTGGCGGAGGGCGGGGGTGGCCAGGAGTGGCCGCTGGCGTACCGGGTGACCCGGGAGGTCGCCGCCGGCGACGGCTCGATCGGGCAGCTGCTCGGCTACCACTACCTGTGGTTCTGGGCCGCGCGGCTCGTCGGCACCCCTGAGCAGATCGAGGCCGTCGAGACGCAGGCGACGGCCGAGCAGTGGTTCTTCGGCGGGGCGGTCAACCCACGCGACGACGACGTGGTGATCCACGACGAGGGCGACGAGCTCGTCTACCACGGCAAGAAGTCGTTCTCGACCGGCAGCAACGTCTCCGACGTGACCGTGCTCGAGGGCGTCGTCTCCGGCACCGAGACCCACGTCTTCGCGATCGTGCCCTCGAAGCAGGAGGGCATCGTCTACCACGACGACTGGGACAACATCGGCCAGCGGCTGACCGAGTCCGGCGGGGTCACCATCGACGGCGTGCGGGTGCCGTGGGCCGCGGCGGCGGGGTTCCGCGACAAGGTCTACCAGCCGCGGGTCTACAACACCCTGAACGTCCCGGTGATCCAGCTGGTGTTCGTCAACTTCTACCTGGGGATCGCGCGCGGCGCGCTCGACACGGCCGCGGAGTACACCCGCACCACCACGCGCCCGTGGTTGCACGGCGGCCAGGAGCGCGCCACCGACGAGCCGTACATCGTCGACGGCTACGGCGACCTGACGGCGAAGCTCTGGGCGGCCGAGGCCCTCGCCGACGCCGTCGCGGACGAGCAGCAGGAGATCCACCGCGACCCCGACGCCCTGACCGAGCAGGCGCGCGGCGAGCACGAGGTCCGGGTGGCGGCCGTGAAGGCGGTCGCCACGAACGTCGCCCTCGCCGCCTCCAACGCGATCTTCGAGCTCACCGGGGCCCGCGCGACCCGGGCCTCCCTGGGCTTCGACCGGTTCTGGCGCAACGTCCGCACGCACTCGCTGCACGACCCGGTCGCCTACAAGCGCCGGGAGGTCGGCCGCTTCGTACTGACCGGCGAGCTGCCCCAGCCGACCTGGTACAGCTGA
- a CDS encoding LysR family transcriptional regulator has translation MRAPSTHLANLDLNLLVSLRELLRERNVTRAAARVGVTQPAASAALSRLRRHFDDELLVRHAGGYVLTPLAAQLADQVEGVCAAAERLFGTGHRFDPTTSRRSFSLLVADYTIAVLGTALSSALADRAPGVELRLRLVHESFSNDIGERIRLIDGMVAPAAPRFDRPDLRSVHLFADRWVLLLDAASPAAEEDLTPARLAVLPWIVPFAPDRGFSTAAPLTRQLARLGVEPDTRVRVESYLAVPHLVAGTDRVALVQDRLARDVAPRLGLVTRECPRVDDEERPTGIEERLWWHADHDSDPAHQWLRALLVELTARL, from the coding sequence GTGCGGGCACCGTCGACCCATCTGGCCAACCTCGACCTCAACCTGCTCGTGTCGCTGCGCGAGCTGCTCCGCGAGCGGAACGTGACCCGTGCGGCCGCCCGGGTAGGGGTGACGCAGCCCGCGGCGAGTGCCGCGCTGTCCCGGCTGCGTCGCCATTTCGACGACGAGCTGCTCGTCCGGCACGCGGGGGGATACGTCCTGACCCCGCTCGCGGCACAGCTCGCCGACCAGGTCGAGGGCGTGTGCGCCGCCGCGGAACGCCTCTTCGGCACCGGGCACCGGTTCGACCCGACGACCTCGCGGCGCAGCTTCAGCCTGCTCGTCGCCGATTACACCATCGCGGTGCTGGGGACGGCCCTGTCCTCGGCCCTCGCGGACCGGGCACCGGGGGTCGAGCTGCGGCTGCGCCTGGTCCACGAGTCGTTCTCCAACGACATCGGCGAGCGCATCCGGCTGATCGACGGCATGGTCGCCCCAGCGGCCCCGCGGTTCGACCGCCCCGACCTGCGCTCGGTCCATCTCTTCGCCGACCGCTGGGTCCTCCTGCTCGACGCCGCGAGCCCCGCGGCCGAGGAGGATCTGACCCCGGCCCGACTGGCCGTGCTGCCGTGGATCGTCCCCTTCGCGCCCGACCGGGGCTTCTCCACCGCGGCCCCGCTCACCCGACAGCTGGCCCGTCTCGGGGTCGAGCCCGACACCCGGGTGCGGGTCGAGAGCTACCTCGCCGTGCCCCACCTCGTGGCCGGGACCGACCGGGTCGCGTTGGTCCAGGACCGGCTCGCCCGGGACGTCGCGCCGCGGCTGGGGCTCGTGACGCGCGAGTGTCCGCGGGTCGACGACGAGGAGCGGCCGACCGGGATCGAGGAGCGGCTGTGGTGGCACGCCGACCACGACAGCGACCCGGCCCACCAGTGGCTGCGCGCCCTGCTCGTCGAGCTGACCGCCCGTCTCTGA
- a CDS encoding LLM class flavin-dependent oxidoreductase, which translates to MVITAHWFLPTYGDSRGLVGGGHGMAASAAGTPREASLGYLAQIARAAETLGFEGALTPTGAWCEDAWLTTAMLAAESERLKFLVAFRPGGTSPTLAAQMGATFQRHSGGRLLVNVVTGGEPSEQRAYGDFLDKDQRYTRTGEFLDVVRRLWAGEEVTLDGEQVHVEGAQLERVPDPVPPIYFGGSSPKAGEVAAKHVDVYLTWGEPPEQVAEKITWIRKLAAEEGREVRFGIRLHVITRDTSDAAWAQAEELLRGIPDHMIENVQAGLSKSESVGQQRMRSLHDGGAKTAGDLEVSPNLWAGVGLVRGGAGTALVGSHAEVADRMVEYHDLGITEFVLSGHPHLEEAYWVGEGPLAELGRRGLWTPAAGSEAARALHAPAASVPFAGSSR; encoded by the coding sequence ATCGTGATCACCGCGCACTGGTTCCTGCCCACCTACGGCGACTCCCGCGGCCTCGTCGGCGGTGGGCACGGCATGGCCGCCTCGGCCGCCGGCACGCCCCGCGAGGCGTCGCTCGGCTACCTCGCCCAGATCGCCCGCGCCGCCGAGACCCTCGGGTTCGAGGGCGCGCTCACCCCCACCGGGGCGTGGTGCGAGGACGCGTGGCTCACCACCGCGATGCTCGCCGCCGAGAGCGAGCGGCTGAAGTTCCTCGTCGCCTTCCGCCCCGGCGGCACCTCCCCCACGCTCGCCGCGCAGATGGGCGCCACCTTCCAGCGCCACTCCGGCGGTCGGCTCCTCGTCAACGTCGTCACCGGCGGCGAGCCCTCCGAGCAGCGCGCCTACGGCGACTTCCTCGACAAGGACCAGCGCTACACCCGCACCGGCGAGTTCCTCGACGTCGTCCGCCGCCTCTGGGCCGGCGAGGAGGTCACGCTCGACGGCGAGCAGGTCCACGTCGAGGGCGCGCAGCTCGAGCGCGTGCCCGACCCGGTGCCGCCGATCTACTTCGGCGGGTCGTCGCCGAAGGCCGGCGAGGTCGCCGCGAAGCACGTCGACGTGTACCTGACCTGGGGCGAGCCGCCGGAGCAGGTGGCCGAGAAGATCACCTGGATCCGCAAGCTCGCCGCCGAGGAGGGCCGCGAGGTCCGGTTCGGCATCCGGCTGCACGTGATCACCCGCGACACCTCCGACGCGGCGTGGGCGCAGGCCGAGGAACTGCTGCGCGGCATCCCCGACCACATGATCGAGAACGTCCAGGCCGGGCTGTCGAAGAGCGAGTCGGTCGGGCAGCAGCGGATGCGGAGTCTGCACGACGGCGGGGCGAAGACCGCCGGGGACCTCGAGGTCTCCCCCAACCTGTGGGCCGGTGTCGGCCTGGTGCGCGGCGGCGCGGGCACGGCGCTCGTCGGCAGCCATGCCGAGGTCGCCGACCGCATGGTCGAGTACCACGACCTCGGCATCACCGAGTTCGTCCTCTCCGGCCACCCGCACCTCGAGGAGGCCTACTGGGTCGGCGAGGGTCCGCTGGCCGAGCTCGGCCGCCGTGGGCTCTGGACCCCGGCCGCCGGGTCCGAGGCCGCCCGCGCCCTCCACGCCCCCGCCGCGTCCGTGCCCTTCGCGGGGTCCTCCCGGTGA
- a CDS encoding dodecin has protein sequence MADTTYSKTEIVGTSEKGVDDAIRGAISRASATLKDIDWFEVTEIRGHVEGGEVGHVQVTLKVGFALTDTK, from the coding sequence ATGGCGGACACCACGTACAGCAAGACCGAGATCGTCGGCACCTCGGAGAAGGGCGTCGACGACGCGATCCGCGGCGCCATCTCACGCGCATCGGCGACGCTGAAGGACATCGACTGGTTCGAGGTGACCGAGATCCGCGGGCACGTCGAGGGCGGCGAGGTCGGTCACGTGCAGGTCACCCTCAAGGTCGGGTTCGCGCTCACCGACACGAAGTGA
- a CDS encoding MFS transporter, translating to MTATAETARLATTKEGRTVLAASLIGTTIEWYDFFLFATAAGIVFPQLFYGNGDPTVATLLSFATFAIGFVARPIGGLIFGHIGDRVGRRSTLIVTMALTGLSTAAIGLLPTYAAIGVAAPILLVLLRVIQGIAIGGEWGGAVLMAVEYAPPGKRGLYGATPQIGLGLGLALGTGAFALLGALMDDQAFLDYGWRIAFVASVVLVIIGFVVRLAVLETPAFRRMQESAEVSRVPVVDVVRDPESRRNLGFGLLARWAEGASFNTWGVFVLTYTVSTLKLPRSEMLIAVTVAAVVSAFVVLLAGFLGDRIGRGRVFAIGCAILAVGVFPAFALLGTGSTVVVGLVLIVMLGISYGLTSGAESTLFAEIFPTRTRYTGMSLAFQGGGIYASGLTPLILTSLLALGGGAPWYAAGYLFVAALVSIWAALKARPLEHL from the coding sequence GTGACCGCGACCGCCGAGACCGCTCGTCTGGCGACGACGAAGGAAGGCCGCACCGTCCTCGCGGCGTCCCTCATCGGGACGACCATCGAGTGGTACGACTTCTTCCTCTTCGCCACGGCCGCCGGGATCGTCTTCCCGCAGCTCTTCTACGGCAACGGCGACCCGACGGTGGCCACGCTGCTCTCGTTCGCCACCTTCGCGATCGGCTTCGTCGCCCGCCCCATCGGCGGGCTGATCTTCGGGCACATCGGGGACCGCGTCGGTCGGCGCAGCACCCTCATCGTGACGATGGCCCTGACCGGACTCTCGACCGCCGCGATCGGTCTGCTGCCCACCTACGCCGCGATCGGCGTGGCCGCGCCGATCCTGCTCGTGCTGCTCCGCGTCATCCAGGGCATCGCGATCGGCGGCGAGTGGGGCGGCGCCGTGCTCATGGCCGTCGAGTACGCCCCGCCGGGGAAGCGCGGCCTCTACGGCGCGACGCCGCAGATCGGGCTCGGGCTGGGACTCGCGCTGGGCACCGGCGCGTTCGCCCTGCTCGGCGCACTGATGGACGATCAGGCGTTCCTCGACTACGGGTGGCGCATCGCGTTCGTGGCCAGCGTCGTGCTCGTGATCATCGGGTTCGTGGTGCGCCTCGCCGTGCTCGAGACCCCGGCCTTCCGCCGCATGCAGGAGTCCGCGGAGGTGTCGCGCGTCCCGGTGGTCGACGTCGTGCGCGACCCGGAGTCGCGCCGCAACCTCGGCTTCGGTCTGCTCGCCCGCTGGGCCGAGGGCGCGTCGTTCAACACGTGGGGCGTCTTCGTCCTCACCTACACCGTGTCGACGCTGAAGCTGCCGCGCTCGGAGATGCTGATCGCGGTGACCGTCGCCGCCGTGGTCAGCGCCTTCGTCGTGCTGCTGGCCGGGTTCCTCGGCGACCGCATCGGCCGCGGCCGGGTCTTCGCGATCGGCTGCGCGATCCTCGCCGTCGGCGTGTTCCCGGCGTTCGCGCTGCTCGGGACCGGCTCGACGGTCGTCGTCGGACTCGTGCTGATCGTGATGCTCGGGATCTCCTACGGGCTGACCAGCGGCGCCGAGTCGACGTTGTTCGCCGAGATCTTCCCGACGAGGACGCGCTACACGGGCATGTCGCTCGCCTTCCAGGGCGGCGGGATCTACGCCTCCGGGCTCACCCCGCTGATCCTCACCTCGCTGCTCGCCCTCGGCGGCGGCGCACCCTGGTACGCGGCGGGCTACCTGTTCGTCGCAGCGCTGGTCAGCATCTGGGCGGCGTTGAAGGCTCGGCCGCTGGAGCACCTGTGA